CCGCCGCGAAGGCACGACGCCGGTCCACCTCAGGATGTGCCTGGCGTGCGGGTCGGTGGGCTGCTGCGACTCCTCGCCCGGAACGCATGCCTCCCGGCACTTCGAGGCCACCGGCCACCCGGTCATGCGCAGCATCGAGCCGGGCGAAGACTGGCGCTGGTGCTATGAGGACGACCTGCTGGGATGATGCCAAGGCCGCCCGCCGCGCGTACTCTCGGTTTGTGGACATTGTCGAGTTTCTGTCCGAGCGTATTTCCGAGGACGAGGCCGCGGCCCGGACCCTGCTCAGCGACCGGACCGTTTCCAAGTCCGGCGAATGGTACGAACAGCGCCTGCTGCTCGAATGCGAGGCGAAGCGGCGGCTGATCGGCGTCGTCGAGGCTGCACGGCAGTCGGCGCTGGCCGCGATGGTCAGCGATGCCCTCCAGGAGCACTGGGCCCCGCGGTCCCTGGACTGGATGGAGCGCTCGCTCCAGGCCCTGGCGCTGCCGTACTTCGACCATCCGGACTTTGAGCAGGGCTGGCTGCGGCCCTGAGGGCGGCAGTGCGCCGGCGTTGAATACACCTGCCTGAAATACCCCTGCGTGAAATATCCGCGGCCGGGATGCCGTTGGGCCGGATATGACAACAATCGGAATC
The nucleotide sequence above comes from Arthrobacter sp. KBS0702. Encoded proteins:
- a CDS encoding DUF6221 family protein, which encodes MDIVEFLSERISEDEAAARTLLSDRTVSKSGEWYEQRLLLECEAKRRLIGVVEAARQSALAAMVSDALQEHWAPRSLDWMERSLQALALPYFDHPDFEQGWLRP